Proteins from a genomic interval of Schaalia odontolytica:
- a CDS encoding biotin transporter BioY has product MTTMTATPALPARRNRVLADRLGGSLVREIALVVGGTLAMIALARISVPLPFTPIPVSLGTLGALSVGTVLGARRGLISVLGYAALGVAGAPVFTGSNVGWAFASFGYILGYFLVAAIAGLAAERGADRRVITMAPTALVSLASVYIAGLAWMIPFTHMTFTDGLLKGFVPFIIGDLVKAAVATGLFPVLRSFFR; this is encoded by the coding sequence ATGACCACGATGACCGCTACCCCCGCCCTCCCGGCGCGCCGCAACCGCGTCCTCGCCGATCGCCTGGGCGGCTCCCTCGTCCGCGAGATTGCCCTCGTGGTCGGTGGCACGCTCGCGATGATTGCCCTGGCTCGGATCTCGGTTCCCCTGCCGTTCACGCCCATTCCGGTTTCCCTGGGCACCCTCGGCGCGCTGTCGGTGGGCACGGTTCTTGGCGCGCGTCGAGGTCTCATCTCGGTCCTTGGGTACGCGGCCCTGGGCGTTGCGGGCGCCCCGGTCTTCACCGGGTCAAACGTCGGTTGGGCGTTCGCATCCTTCGGCTACATCCTCGGATACTTCCTGGTGGCGGCGATCGCCGGACTGGCCGCCGAGCGTGGGGCAGACCGACGCGTCATCACGATGGCGCCGACCGCCCTGGTCTCCCTGGCGTCCGTGTACATCGCGGGCCTGGCCTGGATGATTCCCTTCACCCACATGACCTTCACGGATGGACTCCTCAAGGGTTTCGTTCCCTTTATCATCGGTGATCTTGTCAAGGCGGCCGTTGCCACCGGACTTTTCCCGGTGCTTCGCTCGTTCTTCCGCTGA